A part of Salvelinus alpinus chromosome 5, SLU_Salpinus.1, whole genome shotgun sequence genomic DNA contains:
- the LOC139577308 gene encoding myelin-oligodendrocyte glycoprotein-like, translating into MAESRFHNQLKLTSEDYVRADVGEEVTLPCHLSPDTNAVAMTIRWFKKTECIYLYKNGQVTERSGYEGRVSLNTQELERGNVSLRLRDFRRSDRGVYICQVIHGEQKMEAAVGLWERRAPRE; encoded by the exons ATGGCAGAGTCCAGATTTCATA ATCAGTTGAAACTCACCTCAGAAGACTATGTGAGGGCTGATGTTGGTGAAGAGGTCACCCTCCCCTGTCACCTCTCACCTGACACCAATGCTGTTGCCATGACGATCAGGTGGTTTAAAAAGACAGAGTGTATTTACCTGTATAAGAATGGCCAGGTGACAGAGAGGAGTGGCTATGAGGGCAGAGTGAGTCTGAACAcccaggagctggagagaggcAACGTGTCTCTGAGGCTGAGAGACTTCAGGAGGTCAGATAGAGGAGTCTACATATGTCAGGTCATCCATGGAGAACAGAAGATGGAGGCTGCAGTGGGTTTATGGGAGAGAAGAG caCCACGTGAGTAA